The proteins below come from a single Gossypium raimondii isolate GPD5lz chromosome 2, ASM2569854v1, whole genome shotgun sequence genomic window:
- the LOC105788813 gene encoding telomere repeat-binding protein 5: MELQKRLDYGFNGYQVPATPRATRSARKRVPFKKRVEDKRISAFDLLATVAGKLLLDKESTPVSSNTSSAEDKSKVEKNTVKEERRDGNQSSKLETCDQYSNDREFIISQLVSQTNDLRSCSFRKSPSLKNDTHFGLTSVVTTSDCSERSGVLKLMNGKIKNEMGSLPCKVETGPFLCGASGGRIKLEFENKGPIHEELDRTDKLSFREVADTCPLEDPVVVDGKPPLLVSSDSSGKTHSYGFNNHLGSFPGKRDDLKIVSRDDDEKSSGCTYLGPIKKPFRPTPLIGDRRIRKTMTSKYLKVAPRLNDVTLSNSDENLKSAYCDRSAYKRIRSERNYPFKKRKFLHYSSVSNSDGGISSEGISDSPEQSINGNASGVYPKMRGVTGESPSLADQRKSFHSRDSHVKFRIKSFRVPELFIEIPESATIGSLKRTVMEAVTAILGGGLRIGVLLQGKKVRDDNKTLLQTGISRDNQMDALGFSLEPNPSQTFPSHCPGGSPLKFPCDTPLPLARYPATPGLVTRVTHDPSHEPHMHNLGNFVESDHDSAPSPTDMSLDKSTTDSKALVAVPAMSVEALDVVPAHRKSKRSEVVQRRIRRPFSVAEVEALVQAVEKLGTGRWRDVKLRAFDNAKHRTYVDLKDKWKTLVHTARISPQQRRGEPVPQELLDRVLTAHAYWSQQQAKQQLKQQQQPESCLLLYNSTVRASSRSDGGEKNFG, from the exons ATGGAGTTGCAGAAGAGGTTAGATTATGGATTCAATGGCTATCAGGTGCCTGCTACTCCACGAGCAACCAGATCAGCCagg AAAAGGGTTCCATTTAAAAAGAGAGTTGAAGACAAGCGAATAAGTGCTTTCGACTTACTGGCCACCGTAGCTGGGAAGTTATTACTAGATAAAGAAAGTACTCCTGTCTCTAGTAATACGTCAAGTGCTGAAGATAAGTCTAAAGTTGAAAAGAATACTGTTAAAGAAGAAAGGCGGGATGGAAACCAGTCATCGAAGCTAGAAACATGTGATCAATACAGCAATGATAGGGAATTCATAATTTCTCAACTTGTCTCACAAACTAATGACCTAAGAAGCTGTAGTTTTAGAAAATCACCGAGCCTTAAAAATGACACCCATTTTGGACTTACCTCTGTCGTAACAACTTCTGATTGCTCAGAAAGATCTGGTGTTCTGAAGTTAATGAATGGCAAAATCAAGAATGAAATGGGAAGTTTGCCTTGTAAGGTAGAGACTGGTCCCTTTCTGTGCGGGGCTTCTGGTGGTCGTATTAAACTAGAGTTTGAAAATAAAGGGCCTATACATGAGGAGCTGGATCGAACTGATAAGTTATCTTTTAGAGAAGTGGCTGATACATGCCCCTTAGAGGATCCGGTAGTTGTGGATGGTAAACCTCCTCTTCTAGTTAGTTCAGATAGTAGTGGCAAGACACATTCATATGGGTTCAATAATCACCTTGGCTCTTTTCCTGGTAAGCGAGATGATTTAAAGATAGTTAGTAGAGATGATGATGAAAAATCTTCAGGGTGTACTTACCTTGGCCCCATAAAGAAACCATTTAGGCCAACACCACTTATTGGAGACCGAAGAATAAGGAAGACAATGACTTCTAAATACTTGAAAGTTGCTCCAAGATTGAATGATGTGACACTATCCAATTCTG ATGAGAATTTGAAATCTGCTTACTGCGATAGGAGTGCTTACAAGCGCATAAGATCCGAAAGGAACTacccttttaaaaaaaggaaGTTTTTACACTATAGCTCAGTATCAAATTCAGATGGAGGAATCAGCAGTGAGGGTATTTCCGATTCACCTGAGCAGAGCATCAATGGAAATGCTTCAGGCGTATATCCAAAGATGCGTGGAG TCACTGGAGAATCACCTTCGCTAGCAGACCAACGCAAATCATTCCACTCTAGGGATTCTCACG TGAAGTTTAGGATCAAATCTTTCAGGGTGCCAGAATTGTTTATTGAAATTCCAGAATCTGCAACTATTGGTTCATTGAAG aggACTGTTATGGAGGCAGTGACAGCGATACTCGGAGGTGGATTACGCATTGGTGTACTTCTTCAAGGAAAAAAGGTTAGAGATGACAATAAAACTCTGTTGCAAACGGGAATTTCTCGTGATAACCAGATGGATGCACTGGGTTTTAGCCTGGAGCCGAACCCTTCGCAAACCTTTCCATCGCACTGTCCTGGAGGTTCTCCCTTGAAGTTTCCCTGTGACACACCTCTACCTTTAGCTAG GTATCCAGCAACTCCTGGTTTAGTTACTCGGGTTACACATGATCCTTCACATGAGCCTCACATGCATAATTTGGGCAACTTTGTTGAAAGCGATCATGATTCTGCACCCTCGCCTACAGACATGTCACTTGACAAAAGCACAACGGATTCTAAAGCCCTGGTAGCTGTACCAGCGATGAGTGTGGAGGCGCTAGATGTGGTTCCAGCCCATAGGAAATCAAAGCGATCTGAAGTTGTGCAACGTAGAATTCGTCGACCTTTCTCTGTTGCTGAAGTTGAAGCCCTGGTTCAAGCTGTTGAGAAACTTGGAACTGGAAG GTGGCGTGATGTTAAATTAAGAGCTTTTGATAACGCGAAGCACCGAACTTACGTAGATTTAAAG GATAAGTGGAAAACACTTGTTCATACAGCGAGAATATCGCCGCAGCAAAGGCGGGGAGAACCGGTGCCTCAGGAGCTCCTGGACAGGGTCCTAACTGCGCATGCCTACTGGTCACAGCAGCAAGCCAAGCAACAACTGAAGCAGCAACAGCAGCCTGAGAGCTGCCTTCTCCTTTATAACTCAACAGTAAGAGCTAGTAGCAGAAGTGATGGTGGTGAAAAAAACTttggttga